The genome window CTTTCTTATAAATAATCTTAACTTAAAATATCTTTATGCAGTAACCCTTAGCTTCATCCACGTATCTAAATCATATTTGTAAATTATGAAAAACTATTTTTAAACTTTGTCAAACTCCAAGAGCTTAGTATACTGAACTTGGCATATTTTTAATGTCAGTCAACTTCATCAACTTCAAGTTTGACACCTCCTTATTCCTATGAtaataaataagatatattatatatctattaatctatatggataatattattatcataaaaaataattctaTGGAGATCGAGTAATTTCTTAAGTAATTGACAGATTGATTCTCCATAAAAAAATCTATGAACCTTAAACTACTTTTTGGTAATGGAAGTAATATTcatatcttttgaattttttttattttaaaaaaatatattcgagatctattatcaaagacgAACATGCCAAAGAACCGTCACCCAACTCTATATAATTGAGCCACTCAAATTATATAATGATAGATTTATTATGGACCCCACGGTACCGACAAATACTTAGTTCCTTATAGTATTTATTTCTCACATGTCCAGATATTTTATTTACAGTtaacaaattatcataattcatgcatTAGCTCTCCACTATATATTGGTCTGCACAAAAATGTATTATGCAATATCTTAAGGGACTCTCAATCATGGATTTATCATTCATAAACACTCATTATTTTATTCGCTGATGTTGATTGGGTAGACAATATTAATGATAGAACATCTATGTCAGCCTATATTATCTTTCTCAAAGTAAATCTAATTAGCTAGagtttcaagaaacaaaataaaatcaCAAGATCCATCATTGGAGTTGAATACTAAGTCAAcactaccataactacaaactcaattgggtcatcaaTCTTCTATACGCACTTGGCATTATTTCTCAATCCACTCCTATAATATAATGTGATAATATTAATGTCACTTACTTTGCACCAATTCAATATTTTACTCATTTATGAAATACATTACCATCAAATTTTACTTTGTAAGAGATCAAGTTGCCCGATGTCAATTACATGTTTATCACATATATATACTTTTAATCAactagtagacttcctcgtaaagCCTCTTGCCTATACAAAATTTTAGTTGTATTaatccaagattgatatccttgacaGAAGCTTAATATTGTGAGGCATAATAgaatatcatgatatagataaacatgaaataaaaattctaTATATTATAATCCTTAATCAATTCATGATGTAAAGATTTAAATGTATGACCTAAACaagatctcttcctcatcatctatataaatatatattatgaagCCATccctttcataataaattttttaaatccatcTATCACATCAAATTGTTTATGTTGAGTTAATCTTTAAGAAAATTGTTTATGTAGAGTCAAATTGATTTGTGGACCACATGACAAAACAATATTACCCATCATGATGGATCTTTAAGTGAATGAATTATCAGCATTGACTCTGGCTCATGCATTCTTAGATTAATACATACACATCGCAGAGGTCACGCGCGGAAAAGCATTGATTCTGTCTTCCAGACGCGACCGAAGGTGAGGTTGACCTCCACATGTTTTGTGGATTAATCCGATGGGGCGACGGATTCATTATTAACATGATTAGCATAAATTATTAgtccaaaatatttaaatttaagttaatattttttatttaatatagaaAGAAGTTGAAGTATTATAAGGGTTTGTCCTCAATCGAATCCATCAAATTTTTTCGCATTAATGACGACTTCATACCATCACGCTATCATACGCCTTCAATTTTATTCACGAAGTCATGTGGGAACGTATCACTTGTTTGTAATCAAATCATTGGTCGACTTTTTTCCTCCGTTTCTCTTACATCTTCGTCAACTTCTCGACTTCTGACGTTTCCAAGCCAAAAACCACACAAGCGAAGTCACATTTCTACAGCGTTCCTCGACCGGCATTAAATTATTAGAGTGACAGTGACCTTCACGTCATTGACAAACCCATCACCTTGTGACGTACAATGCATCTCAAGAATACATTTCCTGTGAGAAAAGCCAAAGCGTAAGGTCGTCAAGAATCACCATCAACAATTTTCTCGGGAAAGCAAGACTTCAAGTACGGGTTTGATGAATGGAGCAGCCAAACCATAAGACTTCAAGAATACGTCATCCTACCTCTCTAAATCTTCTCGTGGAACCATAAGAATGGAGCAGCCAAACCCACTCTGGACGACTGAAGAAACTGAATGAAATTATCAGGCATCCACCACAGAAATGAGTTTTCGGTTATCAGCCGCCGAGCACATCTCTGCTGTTGGCGCCCGAGAAGATGATGAGACAAACGTTGCGAAGCCTCCTGTCGCGCAAATCCTTCGGCCGTCGCAGCAATCACGACCTCCCTGCTTCCTCGTCTTCGTCGGACGTGTCGATGATGGAGGAGAAGGTGGCGAGAGCTGAGGCAATCATCGCCAAATGGGACCCTGACGCCTCTGCCTACGCCAAGATCACTTCCCTTTTCTACGAAAGCCGCTCCGAGGCTCACCGCTTCCTTGCTGAGGTCTCCGACCTGCAGCGGACCATGCTCGCCTTCGTTGCGGCCGCCGGGCCCGCTCGCCTCTCCCACCCTTGCCTCGTCCGGGCGCAGACCCTCATGCAGGCCGCCATGCGTCGCCTTGTGAAGGAGTTCTACCAGATCCTTGCCGCTAACCGTGACCTCCTCGACCCCGAGTCCGTCTCCGTCCGCTCCGCCCACTCCAGCGTCTCCGAGGAGCCCGACTACGACTCCTGGGAGTACCGCTCGCCCGAGGAGGAGGCGCTCGCCGCTGGGGAGTCCATAAGCAAGGTCGAGCGCGCCGCCGCCATCGCCATGGCCGACCTCCGGGCCATCGCCGACACCATGGTCTCCGCCGGATACAGCAAGGAGTGCGTCACGACGTACCAAACCCTCCGCAAGTGCATTGTCGACGAGGGCCTCTGCCGCCTTGGCTTCGAGCGTCTCTCCCTCGCCCACGTCCTGAAGTTGGACTGGGCGATGCTCGAGCTAAAAGTCCGGTCTTGGCTTGGCGCCTCCAGGGTTGCCCTGAGGACCCTATTCCACGGCGAGCACGTCCTCCTCGACCACGTCTTCGCCGGCTCCGACACCGTCCGGGAGGCACTCTTCGCGTACATTGCGGGTGATGCCGCTCTCCACTTCCTCAGCTTCCCGGTGTCTGTCGCCAAGTCGAAGCGGTCACCTGAGAAGCTGTTCCGGCTCTTGGACCTGTACGACACCATCGTGGAGCTGTGGCCTGAGATCGAGCTCGTTTTCTCCTTCGAGTCCACCGCAGTAGTCCGGGCGCAGGCCCTCGGTTCTCTCTCCAAGCTCGCGGAGACAGCCCGCGCCACCCTCGCTGACTTCGAGTCGGCGATCCTGAGGGAATCCTCTCGGTTGGCGGTCCCCGGCGGAGGGGTCCATCCGATGACCCGCTACACCATGAACTACATCTCGCTGCTAGCCGATTACGAGTCCTCCCTCGCCGAGATCTTCGCCGACTGCCCCCTCCAGACCCCAAGCCCCATCCCGGATTTCTTCTTGGACACGTCTCAGGCGCCGGCGGTGCATCCTCCTGCCTCATGCCCATCTTCACCCggaaccaccacctcctcctacatCTCGGCGGTCGCCGAGAAGCTCGCGTGGCTCGTCTTCGCGCTGCTCTGCAAGCTCGACGGGAAAACGGAGACGTATCAGGACGTGGGTTTGTCCTACCTCTTCCTCGCGAACAACCTTCAGTACATAGTGAGCAAGGTACGGTCTTGCCAGCTGCTGGAGCTGCTGGGCGAGGAGTGGGTGGCACGGCACGCCGCGAAGGCGAGGCAGCACGCGGCGGGGTACGGGCGAGTGGCGTGGGGCAGGATGGCTGCGGGGGTTCCAAAGGGGGAGGTGTCGGCGGGGGAGGCGGGGGAGTGGATACGGGCGTTCATCGCGGCGCTGGAGGCGGCCTGCGCCACCCAGGCTGGGTGGGTGGTCACCGACCCAGGGATGCGGGAGGAGGTGAGGGAGGCGGTGCGAGGCATGGTGGTCCCGGCGTTCCGGGGGTTCTACGCGCGCTGGCATCCGGTGATTGAGGACGTTGCGGTGGCGTCGTACTCGCCCGACGATGTCCGTGAGCAGCTGGGGAAGCTCTTCTCCGGTTCCGGTTCCGGTTCGGGCCCGAACCGGTCCAAGGTGTCATCCCGGACCGCGTAATTGAGATGGTGGATTCGGTTCATTTCCGCTTCCATATCTAGCTTACAGCAGCTTACACCTCTTCTCTCCTAACAATAGATAATACAGAGTAGAGagagaatataaataattatagCTTGATGTAAAATTCCCTAATCGTGAGAACCGAATTAGTTCATAGTAAATGGAATATAAACAACGACTGAATCTGATGCTATTGGGCATTGGGATCGATGGGTTCTTAGTCCGATCACATGGAAGAAATTGGAACTCAATTTGCCTAATTTATGAGGAAAGGGAAAAAGTGTTTTATTCTTAGATGTGAATTGTAAATTTATTTGGATCGAAATCGTAAAATATATTTCGATTATTTGAATAGGTGATTTGAATGTTTGTGGCATGTTTCATTCAGCAGTGCCAACCTCACATTCTATTGATCGAAGCATATATGGGGAGGATTATTTCCAATAATTTATTGAAGGATATTTGTGTAATTATAATTCAATTTTAGTTAGGTGTCACATCGTCCGCCTAATAATTATTCCTCCATAGTGATCGAGTTGGATTGGGATCCTCTCCAATGCGGCATCGAGCAACATCTCACCGATGGTTTAGGTGGGACCCACATAAACTGACGGCCGTAGTGGGGGTTCGATCGTCTCGCATCGGAGGTATGGTTGGAGAGGATCCCCGGTCGTTTCCTTTTCTTGCGTCcacttcctctcctcttcgactGGCTTTTTGCGCCATGGCTCTCTCTTTCCCCCCCTTGAGCTGATCGCTCACAAGCCGCTCGTGCGCTTCCAATAGCAGCgccggaggaggacgaggagcagGATGGGGCTCCAACTCGAGAAAGGTGTCGCCTTTTGCGCTGCTTGCACCTTGATTTCGGTCCCATGTCTCGATTTTGATCGGTATTTCGCTCCGTCTTTGGCTAAGCAGGAGAGAAGGACCTCGAATTCGGATCCACCAGCCTCAGCTCCATCTCTCCGACTGCCTCGGCGCCGCCTGCACCGGCGCTAGTGCTGTCCAACTCGGGGAAGCGGATGGAGCAGGCCTCGTCGGCGGCGGCGTCCCCGACGGCGGCACCGGCGCTTGTGCTGTCCAACTCCGGCAAGAGGATAGACCCGTCGGTGAAGAAGAAGTACGTGAAGCAGGTGACGGGGCGGCACAACGACACCGAGCTCCACCTGGCGGCGCAGCGCGGGGACCTCGCGGCGGTGAGGCAGATTCTCGGGGAGATCGATGCTCAGGTTACGGGTACGCCGGGCGAAGCTGAGTTCGACGCCGAGGTGGCGGAGATCCGCGCGGCGGTGGTGAACGAGGTGAACGAGGTGGAGGAGACGCCTCTGTTCATCGCTGCCGAGAAGGGTTTTCTTGATATCGTGGTCGAGCTGTTGAAGTACTCCAATCGGGAGAGCCTCTCCAGAAAGAACAGATCGGGTTTTGATGCTCTCCATGTGGCTGCAAGAGAGGGGAACCGAGGTGAGTAGGGATATCTGTGATCAAGTTTTACTCATACTATTACTGTTGCTTATGTCTAGTGATAATAAATGATACTGAACACTAAAAGCTACCCTTAGTTACAAGTTTTTGGTGTCTAAATTTGATTCCATTGATTGTTAGATACGTAAATTAAGGAGGATGGATTTGGACATGACAATCTTGTTGACTACAATTCCTGTATTTCATACATCATATCTCCATCACTTTAGGGTTCACTTTCCCATCTTAGAATTGTTCTATCTGTGAAGAAATGGTCAAGTAGCAGTTGCTTGCTTTTAGAAATGGGGACATGGCAAAGCTGATTCTTTAGAGATGATAACATAGTAGAGAACACAGAGGATTTTATAAGTTGGCACATGGTCATGTATGTTGTAGGGTATCCATGCATTCTTCTCAATTAGCTAGTCAACATATTTGTGTGGTTAACGAGAATCAAATATTAAATGAGAATTGATGTTTTAGTTTATGTGAAGTCTGCTCTTTGGACAGCTAAATGACTTGCATTTGTTCAGAGTATGAATTTTGTGGCCCTTGAAATCTAAGCTTCAGATGCACTAGCTGCTCTGTTTATTGGTTGGAGCACTGGATTTTTACTTGCTGACAGCAGTACTGGATTATGAGGCCTtctgtttgtttttcttttcaagtGTAATCATTTAAGTGCAAAAGAATTTGTATGCTATATCATGTGTTTACTTGAGAGTTATAAATTGATTTTCCTTTCTCTTTATTATGTTTGGATCTAAACAAGGCATGTGAATGTTATTCTAATTGTCTTCTTTCTAGAATAATTTCAGTCGGCTTTGACTACTGTTGGCTCTGAAGTGTTGAAAAATCCACCAAGTTGTTATCAAGAGTCAATGTTTTATGAACATTTATGTTGCATGTTTGTTATACAAATTGAAATTGACTTGCATATGTTTCTAAATGTTCTATCATGTTCTCGTTGGCACCCTTTGCAACATATTGAGCAAtcatagataaatgacatgagctGTAGAAGCAATACGCCTGTTGTGATCGACTGAATTTCTTACAAGCAAATGTTATCCATTTGTCAAATATGTTTCTTTGCTTAGTTGATGTCTGTACCCCCTTCCCTCTCTCTCTATGGCCGAGTTATTTTGCCTGCAGGGATGTCACTAATAAGTTTCATACAGAAATTGTCCAGGTACTTCTAGATCATGATCCGACTCTCATCAAGACATTTGGTCAATCAAATGCCACTCCCCTTATAACTGCAGCAATAAGAGGTCACACCGAAATTGTAAACTTGTTGCTAGAACGAGATGCAAGCTTAATCGAGCTACCAAAAGCCAATGGGAAAAATGCTCTGCATTTTGCTGCCCGGCAAGGGCATGTTGAAACTGTAAAAGCATTGCTTGAGAAGGATCCACAGCTTGCTAGAAGGACTGATAAAAAGGGGCAAACTGCTCTGCACATGGCAGTCAAAGGAACACATTGTGAAGTTGTTAATGCCCTTGTGGATGCTGATCCTGCTATAGTTATGCTACCAGACAGAGCTGGCAACACAGTTTTACATGTGGCTACAAGAAAAAAGAGAGCAGAGGTATTGCTTTTAGTGCATGCCATTGATTGCTTATCATAATCAAGTTTTGTTCTGATGTTCTCATGAGGATTGGTCTGCATTAGCTTCATCAAATAATGGATGTTTACTCcagattttcttttgttttctgctCGAATTATGCATATCTTTGCATGATATTTCTTCACGGAAGTAGAAGTTAAGGTTTCTGATGGGTGCTACAGATATATTTTGCTTTCTGACAAGTTAGTCAGCGAAGATCATTAAGCAAGCTTGGTCAGACTATCTTGGTAGAGTAGTTACACCTTATGATAAATGGGCCAGCTGGCCAGGATAAAACTTGGATCGCTGGAGTGGTTAACTTGCCACTACCTTAACGTTGAATTGCTGACATGAATCTCATGTATATAATTGCCTGTCTAGTGGCTTGTATACATTATTTCTCTTGAACTTTTTTCTTATATCATCTTAGATAGGGGTAGCCTAAAGAAGTAATTTCTTttatagcatatatatatatatatatgtgtgtgtgtgtgtgtgtgtacacacatatacatatatatttatacgcatacatatatatatatatagatatatatgtgtgtgtgtgtgtgtgtgtgtacacacatatacatatatatttatacgcatacatatatatatatatagatataaatatatacatatatatacacatatatataaatatgtatgtatatatatgtgtgtgtatatatatgtatatgtgtgtgtatatatatatatatatatatatatatatatatatatacatacatataaatgcgcgcgcacacacacacacacatacacacacacacacacacacacacacatgtacaTATAACACCTGAAAAAGAAGGCTCTTCAAAATTGCTAGGTTTTGTGCCTTCTATTTACTTAGAACCACTACGAGACTGTTAACATGtcttctgttacggtaagtaactttttcaaccgtgacctcggggtcgacgcggctggttcagggttcCAAATGGCTGGGATCGGACGTGGCTCCCCTTGGGATGCTGTGGTGGCTGATGCAGGGGATCTGGCTGGAAAGTTCCGCCACGCCAAGTGGATTCAGCAGTGGTCGAGTACCTACACACAGGCCGGGTCgattgctcggcccgacccctccgacgatcaagtcattgATCCGGAGAGGAGTTTTCGAGTGAGATTGTCCCCCCCCCCTTTTCCCGTTGGgagccagggggtatttataagtgggtttgatgttacctgatgtgccattcTGTCggagcagggtcgtacctctgatggcgtctgtcgtcgtcgtgggcgttgcgtggaaggtCGAGCTGTCGCAGGGCATGGGGGATGTTAGTCagcgccttcccctgcctcggtCGGCCAtgaggggtcagccgaggaggttgtttgggtacggtgggtgtgggtgcgcgtcgtgtcgttgttaatgctcgttctggggcagtgtgccgcacagggtgttcaacgtgggggtgtattacgtcgaatccggggtgttatgtcaaatcagttttttacccctatcatcttCGACTAATAGTTCTGATATAATCTTACTATGAAGAGCATTCAATCCATAAGGTGTTTGCAGTTTTCTGATGTCATGCTTATTTCAGATTTTTCCATTTTTTGTAGATAGTAAAGGTTCTCCTACACCTCCCGGATACAAATGTGAATGCATTGACAAGAGATCataaaactgcttttgatattgctGAAGGCCTGCCCCTCTCAGAAGAATCTGCAGAAATCAAGGAATGGCTTTCTCGTTATGATGCAGTTAGGGCAAATGAACTGAATCAGCCACGTG of Musa acuminata AAA Group cultivar baxijiao chromosome BXJ1-7, Cavendish_Baxijiao_AAA, whole genome shotgun sequence contains these proteins:
- the LOC103991903 gene encoding exocyst complex component EXO70H1-like — protein: MMRQTLRSLLSRKSFGRRSNHDLPASSSSSDVSMMEEKVARAEAIIAKWDPDASAYAKITSLFYESRSEAHRFLAEVSDLQRTMLAFVAAAGPARLSHPCLVRAQTLMQAAMRRLVKEFYQILAANRDLLDPESVSVRSAHSSVSEEPDYDSWEYRSPEEEALAAGESISKVERAAAIAMADLRAIADTMVSAGYSKECVTTYQTLRKCIVDEGLCRLGFERLSLAHVLKLDWAMLELKVRSWLGASRVALRTLFHGEHVLLDHVFAGSDTVREALFAYIAGDAALHFLSFPVSVAKSKRSPEKLFRLLDLYDTIVELWPEIELVFSFESTAVVRAQALGSLSKLAETARATLADFESAILRESSRLAVPGGGVHPMTRYTMNYISLLADYESSLAEIFADCPLQTPSPIPDFFLDTSQAPAVHPPASCPSSPGTTTSSYISAVAEKLAWLVFALLCKLDGKTETYQDVGLSYLFLANNLQYIVSKVRSCQLLELLGEEWVARHAAKARQHAAGYGRVAWGRMAAGVPKGEVSAGEAGEWIRAFIAALEAACATQAGWVVTDPGMREEVREAVRGMVVPAFRGFYARWHPVIEDVAVASYSPDDVREQLGKLFSGSGSGSGPNRSKVSSRTA
- the LOC135678862 gene encoding ankyrin repeat-containing protein ITN1-like: MGLQLEKGEKDLEFGSTSLSSISPTASAPPAPALVLSNSGKRMEQASSAAASPTAAPALVLSNSGKRIDPSVKKKYVKQVTGRHNDTELHLAAQRGDLAAVRQILGEIDAQVTGTPGEAEFDAEVAEIRAAVVNEVNEVEETPLFIAAEKGFLDIVVELLKYSNRESLSRKNRSGFDALHVAAREGNREIVQVLLDHDPTLIKTFGQSNATPLITAAIRGHTEIVNLLLERDASLIELPKANGKNALHFAARQGHVETVKALLEKDPQLARRTDKKGQTALHMAVKGTHCEVVNALVDADPAIVMLPDRAGNTVLHVATRKKRAEIVKVLLHLPDTNVNALTRDHKTAFDIAEGLPLSEESAEIKEWLSRYDAVRANELNQPRDELRKTVTEIKKDVHIQLEQTRKTNKNVHGIAKELRKLHREGINNATNSVTVVAVLFATVAFAAIFTVPGGTQEDGTAIVVQSASFKIFFIFNAIALFTSLAVVVVQITLVRGETKAERRVVQIINKLMWLASVCTTVAFIASSYIVLGRHIQWAAILVTLIGGLIMTGVLGTMTFYVVKSKHSRAMRKRTKSRSGSNSWQHNSEISDSEIDRIYAI